In one Massilia endophytica genomic region, the following are encoded:
- a CDS encoding AI-2E family transporter — protein MNDNTQKPEERRFMRRVALVDGIGILAILALAAVWYAYDALLLVFACILFAVLLFELSKMLQRRLRLRRQWSLALVVSALLLALGLFGWLAAPHVGEQADKLADAVPEALKRLHDAVEQQPLLKRLMTGMPSPEQMQKQIAQMVPNAGLFFTGLLGALGNVVIILFVGVYFAAQPYLYIDGLVTLVPKRHRARAREVLDEIGRTLARWLVGKAVSMLVVGVASGVGLSLLGVPLAMILGLIAGLLDFIPYLGPLMAGVPAVLIAFSDSPALALYVVALFGAIQLVEGYLLSPLIEKRTVSLPPALTIVMQLLFGALFGMAGVALATPLTAVLAVLVSMLYVQDVLGDPVRTPSQRED, from the coding sequence ATGAACGACAATACCCAGAAACCCGAAGAACGCCGTTTCATGCGCCGCGTCGCGCTGGTGGACGGCATCGGCATCCTCGCCATCCTGGCGCTGGCCGCCGTCTGGTATGCCTACGACGCGCTGCTGCTGGTATTCGCCTGCATACTCTTCGCCGTGCTGCTCTTTGAACTGAGCAAGATGCTCCAGCGGCGCCTCCGCCTGCGCCGCCAGTGGTCCCTGGCCCTGGTGGTATCCGCGCTGCTGCTGGCCCTGGGCCTTTTCGGATGGCTCGCGGCGCCTCACGTCGGCGAGCAGGCGGACAAGCTGGCGGACGCCGTGCCCGAAGCGCTCAAGCGCCTGCACGATGCGGTCGAACAGCAGCCCCTCCTGAAGCGCCTCATGACGGGCATGCCCTCTCCCGAGCAGATGCAGAAGCAGATCGCCCAGATGGTGCCGAACGCGGGCCTCTTCTTCACTGGCCTGCTGGGCGCCCTGGGCAATGTGGTCATCATCCTTTTCGTGGGCGTCTACTTTGCCGCCCAGCCCTACCTCTATATCGATGGTCTCGTGACGCTGGTGCCGAAGCGGCACCGTGCCCGCGCTCGCGAAGTGCTGGACGAAATCGGCCGCACGCTGGCGCGCTGGCTGGTGGGCAAAGCCGTATCCATGCTGGTGGTGGGCGTGGCTTCGGGAGTGGGACTGAGCCTGCTCGGCGTTCCGCTGGCGATGATCCTGGGCCTGATCGCCGGCCTGCTCGACTTCATTCCCTATCTGGGACCTTTGATGGCAGGCGTTCCGGCCGTGCTGATCGCCTTCTCCGACAGCCCCGCGCTCGCACTCTATGTGGTGGCGCTGTTCGGAGCGATACAGCTGGTGGAAGGCTACCTGCTTTCGCCGCTGATCGAAAAGCGTACGGTGTCGCTGCCGCCCGCACTGACCATTGTGATGCAGCTGCTGTTCGGCGCCCTGTTCGGCATGGCTGGCGTGGCGCTGGCCACGCCGCTGACGGCGGTGCTGGCCGTGCTGGTATCCATGCTGTACGTACAGGATGTGCTGGGCGATCCGGTGCGTACGCCCTCGCAGCGCGAAGACTAG
- a CDS encoding DNA topoisomerase IB has protein sequence METDISASAPAVARAAGLRYVSDAKPGIARARNGDGFRYTDADGAPVRDEETLARIKSLAIPPAWTDVWICAQPNGHLQATGRDARGRKQYRYHPRWREVRDEVKYERMIAFGKALPQIRRKVDEDLRLPGLPREKVLATIVYLLQVTMMRVGNEEYARENKSFGLTTLRNRHVKVDGSDVEFRFRGKSGVYHSVKVHDRRLARIIQRSREIPGQELFQYIDDEGGQHSVDSSDVNDYLRTISGEDYTAKDFRTWAGTVLAAMALQEFEKFDSEAQAKKNVVRAIEAVAKKLGNTPSVCRKCYVHPAVLDAYLDGAELAGLRQRAEEELIEELHELHPEEAAVLALLQQRLAA, from the coding sequence ATGGAGACCGACATATCTGCCTCCGCCCCGGCTGTGGCCAGGGCGGCCGGGCTGCGCTACGTCAGCGACGCCAAACCCGGGATCGCGCGGGCCCGCAACGGCGATGGCTTCCGCTATACCGATGCGGACGGGGCGCCGGTGCGGGACGAGGAAACGCTGGCCCGCATCAAATCGCTGGCGATACCGCCTGCGTGGACCGACGTGTGGATCTGCGCCCAGCCCAACGGCCACCTTCAGGCCACGGGGCGCGATGCGCGCGGGCGCAAGCAGTACCGCTACCACCCGCGCTGGCGGGAAGTGCGCGACGAGGTCAAATACGAGCGCATGATCGCCTTCGGCAAGGCGCTGCCGCAGATAAGGCGCAAGGTGGACGAAGACCTGCGCCTTCCCGGCCTGCCGCGCGAGAAGGTGCTCGCCACCATCGTCTATCTTCTGCAGGTGACGATGATGCGGGTCGGGAACGAGGAATACGCGCGCGAGAACAAATCCTTCGGCCTCACCACGCTGCGCAACCGGCACGTGAAGGTGGACGGCAGCGACGTGGAATTCCGCTTCCGCGGCAAGAGCGGCGTCTATCACTCCGTGAAGGTGCATGACCGGCGGCTCGCCCGCATCATCCAGCGTTCGCGCGAAATTCCCGGGCAGGAGCTGTTCCAGTACATCGACGACGAGGGCGGGCAGCACAGCGTGGATTCCTCCGACGTCAACGACTACCTGCGCACCATCAGCGGCGAAGACTACACGGCCAAGGATTTCCGCACCTGGGCCGGGACGGTACTTGCGGCGATGGCCCTGCAGGAGTTCGAGAAGTTCGACTCCGAGGCACAGGCCAAGAAGAATGTCGTGCGCGCCATCGAAGCGGTGGCGAAAAAGCTCGGCAACACCCCGTCCGTCTGCCGCAAATGCTATGTGCACCCGGCGGTGCTGGACGCCTACCTAGACGGCGCCGAGCTGGCAGGATTGCGCCAGCGCGCGGAAGAGGAGCTGATCGAAGAGCTGCACGAACTCCACCCCGAAGAAGCCGCCGTCCTCGCCCTCCTGCAGCAGCGCCTGGCCGCCTGA
- a CDS encoding c-type cytochrome — MRDSSGHRWFWRGAAMAVLGLVVLTACERGGREHVKVQGGDAERGRKLLAQYQCGSCHAIPGVMGARSTAGPSLETFARQSYIAGHLPNYPEPLVRWIVDPPAIHPGTLMPNMGVSPADARHMAAYLYTLQ; from the coding sequence GTGCGCGACTCGTCTGGACATCGCTGGTTCTGGCGCGGCGCCGCCATGGCGGTGCTGGGACTCGTCGTGCTGACGGCCTGCGAGCGGGGTGGGCGGGAGCACGTCAAGGTACAGGGCGGCGACGCCGAGCGCGGGCGCAAGCTGCTGGCGCAGTACCAGTGCGGCAGCTGCCATGCCATCCCGGGCGTCATGGGGGCGCGCAGCACGGCGGGCCCCTCGCTGGAGACCTTTGCCCGCCAGAGCTATATCGCGGGCCACCTGCCCAACTATCCCGAGCCGCTGGTACGCTGGATCGTCGATCCCCCCGCCATCCATCCCGGTACGCTGATGCCGAACATGGGCGTGTCTCCTGCCGACGCGCGCCATATGGCGGCCTATCTCTACACACTGCAATGA
- a CDS encoding Lrp/AsnC family transcriptional regulator produces MEEIDETDRRILRELRKDGRLSNTKLSEKVGLSTTPCWNRVRALEDRGVIEGYTALLNQQALGLPDTVIIEVTLERHDDDMLAKFGEALAELPEVMEAYLLTGEYDYLIKVAVAGTAGYEEFLRRKLYKLPGLRHSRSTFVLRCLKRAHSVEP; encoded by the coding sequence ATGGAAGAAATCGACGAAACGGACCGCCGCATCCTGCGCGAGCTGCGCAAGGATGGCCGCCTGAGCAATACCAAGCTGTCCGAAAAGGTGGGGCTCTCGACCACGCCCTGCTGGAACCGGGTGCGGGCGCTGGAGGACCGCGGGGTGATCGAAGGCTATACGGCACTGCTCAACCAGCAGGCCCTGGGCCTGCCGGACACGGTAATCATCGAAGTCACGCTGGAGCGCCATGACGACGACATGCTGGCGAAATTCGGCGAGGCGCTGGCGGAGCTGCCGGAGGTGATGGAAGCTTACCTGCTGACGGGCGAATACGATTACCTGATCAAGGTGGCGGTGGCAGGGACGGCGGGCTACGAGGAATTCCTGCGCCGCAAGCTCTACAAGCTGCCCGGCCTGCGCCACAGCCGCTCCACCTTCGTCCTCCGCTGCCTCAAGCGCGCCCATTCCGTCGAGCCCTGA
- the ctaD gene encoding cytochrome c oxidase subunit I encodes MKDSLPSYTPRPSGEIELLEEVWRTPAGWRSLKAVNNTRIGVLYIATAMLFFVLAGVLGLLMRLQLAVPENGLLSAAAYNQVFTMHGTVMMFLFAIPVVEAIAVYLLPGMLGARDLPFPRLSAYAYWAYAIGGIGFFCSLFFGLAPDGGWFMYPPLTGKTWSPGLNADFWLLGIGFIEISAIAGAIELIVGILFTRAPGMTLSKMPVYAWSMLVVAVMIVFAFPAVIAGTALLELERAYDWPFFIAERGGDPVLWQHLFWFFGHPEVYIIFLPAAGMVSTMIPTIAGTPLAGRRAVIVALVGVGFFSFALWAHHMFTAGLGVLEMGFVSAASMAVAVPTAIQVFAWIATLWRGRVAVNAPALFLMGFMFIFVLGGLTGVMVAVVPFDWQVHDTYFIVAHFHYVLIGGMVFPVFAAMYYWLPLLNGHVLSERMARWIFGLMFGGFNLAFFPMHITGLLGMPRRVYTYAPDLGWNGLNMASTIGAFLFAAGVLLFAADAWRTLRRPKRKHGNPWKASTLEWLPTGDYAVRSIPQVDSQEPLWDRPSLPEEVEAGAHWLPGSVTGQRETIVTSPVSATPRYLLVLPTDSWWPFISAAGTAGFFLLLTIKLTAAAWVCALVALAALLAWLWQQDHAPPVPEAKVADRVTLPVGSSGPASHAWWATVVMLVVDASVFAAIAFSHVQVSMRLEVCPPPGARLPEAHWPLLALALAAASSGMVWLARRHTLAPGRSQASLRWLMGGAFLFMLAAWACDSWSLWSAARLDPVSHAWGASIAAMNAYQGLHLLLLGFVAPWIAARSLAKRLTPASRAALDCGALIWHYTALQGAVAMAVVQMLPRWMGA; translated from the coding sequence ATGAAGGATTCCCTGCCCAGCTACACGCCCCGTCCGTCGGGCGAAATCGAGCTGCTGGAAGAGGTGTGGCGAACGCCTGCGGGCTGGCGCAGCCTCAAGGCGGTCAACAACACGCGGATCGGCGTCCTCTATATCGCCACGGCCATGCTGTTCTTTGTGCTGGCGGGTGTGCTTGGCCTGCTGATGCGCCTTCAGCTTGCGGTGCCTGAGAACGGCCTCCTGAGCGCGGCGGCCTACAACCAGGTCTTCACCATGCACGGCACGGTGATGATGTTCCTGTTCGCGATTCCCGTGGTGGAGGCCATTGCCGTCTATCTGCTGCCCGGCATGCTGGGGGCGCGCGACCTGCCGTTTCCGAGACTCTCCGCCTACGCCTACTGGGCCTACGCCATTGGCGGCATCGGCTTTTTCTGCTCCCTTTTCTTTGGCCTGGCGCCGGACGGCGGCTGGTTCATGTATCCGCCGCTCACAGGCAAGACGTGGTCGCCGGGCCTGAATGCGGACTTCTGGCTGCTGGGCATCGGCTTTATCGAGATATCGGCGATTGCCGGCGCCATCGAGCTCATTGTGGGCATTCTCTTCACGCGCGCGCCGGGCATGACGCTGTCGAAGATGCCGGTCTACGCCTGGTCCATGCTGGTGGTGGCTGTGATGATCGTGTTCGCCTTCCCGGCCGTGATCGCAGGCACGGCGCTGCTGGAGCTGGAAAGGGCTTACGACTGGCCGTTCTTCATCGCCGAGCGGGGCGGCGACCCGGTGCTGTGGCAGCACCTGTTCTGGTTCTTCGGTCACCCCGAGGTCTACATCATCTTCCTGCCCGCGGCGGGCATGGTCTCCACCATGATCCCCACCATTGCGGGAACGCCGCTGGCGGGACGGCGCGCAGTCATTGTCGCCCTTGTCGGCGTGGGCTTCTTCAGCTTTGCGCTCTGGGCCCACCACATGTTCACCGCGGGCCTGGGCGTGCTGGAGATGGGCTTCGTGTCCGCGGCCAGCATGGCGGTCGCCGTGCCCACGGCTATCCAGGTCTTCGCCTGGATAGCCACGCTGTGGCGGGGCAGGGTGGCCGTCAATGCGCCCGCACTGTTCCTGATGGGCTTCATGTTCATCTTCGTGCTGGGCGGCCTGACGGGTGTGATGGTGGCGGTGGTGCCTTTCGACTGGCAGGTGCACGACACCTACTTCATCGTCGCCCACTTCCACTATGTGCTCATCGGCGGAATGGTGTTCCCCGTGTTCGCGGCCATGTATTACTGGCTGCCGCTGCTGAACGGTCATGTTCTGTCGGAGCGCATGGCGCGCTGGATATTCGGCCTCATGTTCGGGGGCTTCAACCTGGCCTTCTTCCCCATGCACATCACCGGCCTGCTCGGCATGCCGCGCCGCGTCTACACCTACGCGCCGGACCTGGGCTGGAATGGCCTGAACATGGCATCCACCATCGGCGCCTTCCTGTTCGCGGCCGGTGTGCTGCTGTTCGCCGCCGACGCGTGGCGCACCCTGCGCAGGCCGAAGCGGAAGCATGGCAATCCCTGGAAGGCCAGCACACTGGAATGGCTGCCGACAGGCGACTACGCCGTGCGCAGCATTCCGCAGGTCGACAGCCAGGAGCCGCTGTGGGACAGGCCTTCGCTGCCCGAGGAGGTGGAAGCGGGCGCGCACTGGCTGCCGGGCAGCGTGACCGGGCAGCGCGAGACCATCGTCACCAGCCCGGTGAGCGCCACGCCGCGCTACCTGCTGGTGCTGCCCACGGACAGCTGGTGGCCCTTCATTTCCGCCGCGGGTACAGCGGGATTCTTCCTGCTCCTGACGATCAAACTGACGGCGGCCGCCTGGGTGTGCGCCCTGGTGGCGCTGGCCGCCTTGCTGGCCTGGCTGTGGCAGCAGGACCACGCGCCGCCGGTGCCGGAAGCAAAGGTTGCCGACCGTGTGACCCTGCCCGTGGGTTCATCCGGCCCGGCCAGCCACGCCTGGTGGGCCACGGTAGTCATGCTGGTGGTGGATGCGTCCGTCTTTGCCGCCATCGCCTTCAGCCATGTGCAGGTGTCGATGCGCCTGGAAGTCTGCCCGCCGCCCGGCGCCAGGCTGCCGGAGGCGCACTGGCCCTTGCTGGCGCTGGCGCTGGCCGCCGCCAGTTCGGGCATGGTGTGGCTGGCTCGCCGCCACACGCTGGCGCCCGGGCGCTCGCAGGCTTCGCTGCGCTGGCTGATGGGGGGCGCTTTCCTGTTCATGCTGGCGGCGTGGGCGTGCGACAGCTGGAGCCTGTGGAGCGCCGCCAGGCTCGATCCGGTATCGCACGCCTGGGGTGCTTCCATCGCCGCCATGAATGCTTACCAGGGACTGCATCTGCTCCTGCTCGGCTTTGTGGCGCCGTGGATCGCCGCACGGTCGCTGGCCAAGCGGCTCACGCCTGCGAGCCGCGCGGCGCTCGACTGCGGGGCGCTGATCTGGCACTACACGGCGCTGCAAGGCGCTGTGGCGATGGCTGTTGTGCAGATGCTGCCGCGATGGATGGGGGCGTGA
- a CDS encoding DUF481 domain-containing protein: MKYSPLLALVIAAHAGAFAAEPPTELGTWNTSAELGAITTSGNTAGTSVTGKIDARQELEEWSNEYILSGFFKEDENKSNGQTVRSAERFEASAKAAYKLIGTDKQLYVIGSHVDDRFGVFSRYSSLSVGHGKRFSYSPEKTLDVELGPGYFSGKRPTGETENGMTVRGAAALRWRLSPSALFSQRVVMERGTSNLHSVAETALSTKINGTMQMKAAFSARNDTNVPANKENTDTQTSLTLVYSF; encoded by the coding sequence ATGAAATATTCCCCCCTGCTCGCGCTGGTCATTGCAGCGCATGCCGGCGCGTTTGCTGCCGAGCCGCCGACGGAACTCGGCACCTGGAACACCTCCGCCGAACTGGGCGCGATCACCACCTCCGGCAATACGGCGGGTACCTCCGTCACCGGCAAGATCGATGCGCGCCAGGAGCTGGAGGAGTGGAGCAACGAGTACATTCTCTCCGGCTTCTTCAAGGAAGACGAGAACAAGAGCAACGGCCAGACCGTGCGCTCGGCCGAGCGTTTCGAGGCATCCGCCAAGGCGGCCTATAAGCTGATCGGCACGGACAAGCAGCTGTACGTGATCGGCTCCCACGTGGACGACCGCTTCGGCGTCTTCTCGCGCTACTCGTCCCTCTCCGTCGGCCACGGCAAGCGCTTCTCCTATTCCCCGGAGAAGACGCTCGACGTGGAACTCGGTCCAGGCTATTTCTCCGGCAAGCGCCCAACCGGCGAAACGGAAAACGGGATGACGGTGCGCGGCGCAGCCGCCTTGCGCTGGCGCCTGTCGCCTTCCGCCCTGTTCTCGCAGCGCGTGGTGATGGAGCGCGGCACGTCCAACCTGCACTCCGTGGCGGAAACGGCGCTCAGCACCAAGATCAACGGCACCATGCAGATGAAGGCCGCCTTCAGCGCGCGTAACGACACCAACGTGCCCGCGAACAAGGAAAATACGGATACCCAGACGTCGCTGACGCTGGTCTACTCCTTCTAA
- the coxB gene encoding cytochrome c oxidase subunit II, with protein MRAGLQSVLAPATQDAAIIAHLGWVLFLGGAAIFAGVMWLLVRSLRTQPRAVKVRRWIAGGGLLFPVAVLTLLLAYSSWHTARFGAQGSKNALPISVVGKMWWWELRYPDPAGGADIVTANELRIPVGKPVYLGLSTSDVIHAFWVPQLGGKVDMVPGRIHGLRLQADKPGVYRGQCAEYCGEQHARMALHVIALPQAEFDAWLAGQARDAAPPASGTLRRGRDAFLAQRCNACHSVRGVSSGAALGPDLTHVGSRQYIAAGTLRTDQAALAGWIADPQAIKHGARMPGAGSMDGETVRALASWLESLK; from the coding sequence ATGAGGGCTGGCCTGCAATCCGTGCTCGCACCCGCCACGCAGGATGCGGCCATCATCGCCCATCTTGGCTGGGTGCTTTTCCTGGGCGGCGCGGCCATCTTCGCAGGCGTCATGTGGCTGCTCGTGCGCAGCCTGCGCACGCAGCCCCGCGCGGTGAAGGTGCGCAGATGGATTGCCGGCGGGGGACTGCTGTTTCCCGTCGCCGTGCTGACGCTGCTGCTTGCCTACAGCAGCTGGCATACGGCGCGCTTCGGGGCGCAGGGATCGAAGAATGCGCTGCCCATTTCCGTGGTCGGCAAGATGTGGTGGTGGGAGCTGCGCTATCCCGATCCCGCGGGCGGAGCGGATATTGTGACGGCCAACGAACTGCGCATCCCCGTCGGGAAGCCCGTCTACCTTGGCCTGAGCACGAGCGACGTCATTCACGCCTTCTGGGTGCCGCAGCTGGGCGGCAAGGTGGACATGGTGCCCGGCCGTATCCACGGCCTGCGCCTGCAGGCGGACAAGCCCGGGGTCTACCGGGGCCAGTGTGCGGAATACTGCGGCGAGCAGCATGCGCGCATGGCGCTGCATGTGATTGCACTGCCGCAGGCGGAGTTCGACGCGTGGCTTGCGGGGCAGGCGCGCGATGCGGCGCCGCCTGCGAGCGGGACGCTGCGGCGCGGGCGGGATGCCTTCCTCGCGCAGCGCTGCAACGCCTGCCATTCGGTGCGCGGCGTCAGCAGCGGCGCCGCGCTCGGGCCGGACCTGACCCATGTCGGCAGCCGCCAATACATCGCGGCAGGCACGCTGCGCACGGACCAGGCAGCGCTGGCGGGGTGGATCGCGGACCCGCAGGCCATCAAGCACGGTGCGCGCATGCCCGGCGCGGGGAGCATGGATGGCGAGACCGTGCGCGCGCTGGCCTCCTGGCTGGAGTCCCTGAAATGA
- the msbA gene encoding lipid A export permease/ATP-binding protein MsbA, which produces MQSRQLYFRLLKEFLPYKGVLLATLAAVAVAALTDVMLIRQLQNVVDTIGTQVGTHHAPPGGVLAVLAGWVDRLLPVHGGDAVLWAIPAIIMALALLRMASSFSGDYGSSWLSNRVQANLREQMFARILRLPNNYFDQSSTGTTLSRVTFDANQVAQAGLNVLNVAVRDSVATAGYLISLFAIDWQLAVFCLALLPLVSSVVIFAGRRMRRLSEGAQHAMGELTRVLDESIGGQRVVKIFGGQRYEQKRFDEVVKLNRQLAVKHASTAAMNSGMIMMLVGATLSAVIYFALIRSRAGALSPGAFVAFITCLMSMQGPIKNLTKINEPLQRGLAAAKSVFGLIDAPIEADTGTLTLERAQGRIQLEGVAFRYGVQDPDAAPALRNVSLDIAAGETVALVGGSGSGKTTLASLLPRFYDVTGGRILLDGVDLREYRLDELRKQIALVSQDVVLFNDTLAANIAYGDPAPDQQRVEAAARAAYAHEFIERQPQGYQTGVGENGLRLSGGQRQRLAIARALYKDAPILILDEATSALDTESERQVQAALERLMKGRTTVVIAHRLSTIENADRIVVMNSGAIAELGTHEALLAHGGIYARLYQTQKQLDS; this is translated from the coding sequence GTGCAAAGCCGCCAACTGTACTTCCGACTGCTGAAGGAATTCCTTCCATATAAAGGCGTCCTGCTGGCGACCCTGGCCGCCGTGGCGGTTGCCGCGCTCACGGATGTGATGCTGATCCGCCAGCTGCAGAACGTGGTGGACACCATCGGCACACAGGTCGGCACCCACCATGCGCCGCCGGGCGGCGTGCTGGCTGTGCTGGCAGGGTGGGTGGACCGCCTGCTGCCCGTGCACGGCGGCGATGCCGTGCTGTGGGCCATCCCGGCCATCATCATGGCGCTCGCGCTGCTGCGCATGGCGAGCAGCTTTTCGGGCGACTACGGCTCCTCGTGGCTGAGCAACCGGGTGCAGGCCAATCTGCGCGAGCAGATGTTCGCCCGCATCCTGCGCCTGCCGAACAATTACTTCGACCAGTCCTCTACCGGCACCACGCTGTCGCGCGTGACCTTCGACGCAAACCAGGTGGCGCAGGCGGGCCTGAATGTGCTGAATGTGGCCGTGCGCGATTCGGTGGCGACGGCGGGCTACCTGATATCGCTGTTCGCCATCGACTGGCAGCTGGCTGTGTTCTGCCTGGCGCTGCTGCCGCTTGTGTCGTCCGTGGTGATCTTCGCGGGACGCCGCATGCGGCGCCTCAGCGAAGGTGCGCAGCACGCAATGGGCGAGCTGACGCGCGTGCTGGACGAGAGCATCGGCGGCCAGCGCGTGGTGAAGATCTTCGGCGGCCAGCGCTATGAGCAGAAGCGTTTCGACGAGGTGGTGAAGCTGAACCGCCAGCTCGCCGTCAAGCACGCATCCACGGCGGCCATGAACTCCGGCATGATCATGATGCTGGTGGGCGCCACGCTGTCGGCAGTGATTTATTTCGCGCTGATCCGCTCGCGCGCGGGCGCGCTGTCGCCGGGCGCTTTCGTGGCCTTCATCACCTGCCTGATGTCCATGCAGGGGCCGATCAAGAACCTCACGAAGATCAATGAGCCGCTGCAGCGGGGGCTCGCGGCCGCCAAGTCGGTGTTCGGGCTGATCGATGCTCCCATCGAGGCCGACACCGGCACGCTCACGCTGGAGCGCGCCCAGGGCCGCATCCAGCTCGAAGGCGTGGCCTTCCGCTATGGCGTGCAGGACCCGGATGCCGCGCCCGCGCTGCGCAATGTGTCGCTCGACATCGCGGCAGGCGAAACGGTGGCCCTGGTGGGCGGCTCCGGCAGCGGCAAGACCACGCTGGCCAGCCTGCTGCCGCGCTTCTATGACGTGACCGGCGGCCGCATCCTGCTCGATGGCGTGGACCTGCGCGAGTACCGGCTGGATGAACTGCGCAAGCAGATCGCGCTGGTGAGCCAGGATGTGGTGCTGTTCAACGATACCCTGGCCGCAAATATCGCTTACGGCGATCCTGCCCCGGACCAGCAGCGTGTCGAGGCGGCGGCCCGCGCGGCCTATGCGCACGAATTCATCGAACGCCAGCCGCAGGGCTATCAGACCGGGGTGGGCGAGAACGGCCTGCGCCTTTCAGGCGGCCAGCGGCAGCGCCTCGCGATTGCGCGCGCGCTGTACAAGGACGCGCCCATCCTGATCCTGGACGAGGCCACCAGCGCCCTCGATACGGAATCGGAACGCCAGGTGCAGGCTGCGCTCGAGCGGCTGATGAAGGGCCGTACCACCGTGGTCATCGCGCACCGCCTGTCCACCATCGAAAACGCGGACCGTATCGTCGTGATGAACAGCGGCGCCATCGCGGAGCTGGGCACGCATGAGGCGCTGCTGGCGCATGGCGGCATCTACGCCCGCCTGTACCAGACCCAGAAGCAGCTGGACAGCTAG
- a CDS encoding c-type cytochrome, whose protein sequence is MASNRIRLAIKTVVATLAVLGVAALSLGLAVLYGGWYNVGATRQHFQFVHTLLEKGMHESVRHHARGITPPPFDARMARHGAAIYAAHCVKCHGAPGVAQEDFGQSMQPVPGPLVDAARHWKEREMYWITRHGIKMSGMPAWEFHLSEEELWSVVAFLRELPALTPQAYRAATEGAALPVLAPRSYPVDVERGRTALAQHACQACHLIPGVTGPDAYVGPPLKDMAERKFIAGSLPNSADNLARWIRAPHEVDPATAMPQLGVSERDARDMAAYLLQAR, encoded by the coding sequence ATGGCCTCGAACCGTATCCGTCTTGCGATCAAGACCGTTGTCGCCACCCTGGCAGTGCTGGGCGTGGCCGCGCTGTCGCTCGGCCTCGCGGTTCTGTACGGCGGCTGGTACAACGTGGGCGCCACGCGCCAGCACTTCCAGTTCGTGCATACCCTGCTGGAGAAAGGAATGCATGAGTCGGTGCGCCACCATGCCCGCGGCATTACCCCTCCTCCCTTCGATGCACGCATGGCCCGGCATGGCGCCGCCATCTACGCCGCCCACTGCGTGAAGTGCCACGGCGCGCCCGGCGTGGCGCAGGAGGATTTCGGACAGAGCATGCAGCCCGTGCCCGGACCGCTGGTGGATGCGGCGCGGCACTGGAAGGAACGGGAGATGTACTGGATCACGCGGCATGGCATCAAGATGAGCGGCATGCCCGCCTGGGAATTCCACCTGAGCGAGGAGGAGCTGTGGTCCGTGGTTGCCTTCCTGCGCGAGCTGCCGGCACTGACGCCGCAGGCCTACCGCGCCGCCACGGAAGGCGCTGCCCTCCCGGTTCTGGCGCCGCGAAGCTACCCGGTGGATGTGGAACGGGGCCGGACCGCCCTCGCCCAGCATGCCTGCCAGGCCTGCCACCTGATTCCCGGCGTGACAGGTCCGGACGCCTACGTGGGCCCGCCCCTGAAGGACATGGCCGAACGCAAGTTCATCGCGGGCAGCCTTCCCAACAGCGCGGACAATCTCGCCCGCTGGATACGGGCGCCGCATGAAGTCGATCCCGCCACCGCCATGCCGCAACTGGGCGTAAGCGAGCGCGATGCGCGCGACATGGCCGCCTACCTGCTGCAGGCGCGCTGA
- a CDS encoding ACT domain-containing protein, whose amino-acid sequence MDDFQRNFRLRVEPQAATDALEMVLAIVRRGGLALRSLRMEPGRHGVVVDLSLAAAEEDALQLCRMRLCNVIGILKIRETGRYAPT is encoded by the coding sequence ATGGATGACTTTCAACGAAATTTCCGCCTGCGGGTGGAACCGCAGGCCGCCACCGATGCGCTGGAGATGGTGCTGGCCATCGTGCGGCGCGGGGGACTGGCGCTGCGCAGCCTGCGCATGGAGCCGGGACGGCATGGCGTGGTGGTGGACCTGTCGCTGGCCGCCGCGGAGGAGGATGCGCTTCAGCTCTGCCGTATGCGGCTGTGCAATGTGATCGGTATTCTGAAAATCCGCGAGACCGGCAGATACGCTCCGACCTGA